One segment of Hypanus sabinus isolate sHypSab1 chromosome X2 unlocalized genomic scaffold, sHypSab1.hap1 SUPER_X2_unloc_2, whole genome shotgun sequence DNA contains the following:
- the LOC132385770 gene encoding zinc-binding protein A33-like: MASKGETESLSEEVICPVCLDFFTDPVILECGHNFCRSCITRCWEREERNSCPECREEFADRTLRVNRALANLTQKVRNLSLNRKGKESKRHCEEHEEELKLFCETDKTLICVICRDAQEHREHRFRPIKEAVKIYKDQLKSSLDSLTKKESDFQEKEQQQKEKISGVREQSHSLQSHVTSQFAELRQIITEKEQSLLRDLREEEKRILNPMEKNLLALQQNIRIIHEEVTKLKEQMDQKDGVIFLKEEARRNRRINDDVQELSVTDETLPVEKFDHLYLLNTVLREMLDAINRVSVTLDVETASPWLEVSEDRKSVRGTGTRRNLPDTGKRFTYWACVLGSEGFTSGRHYWEVEVTGIRVWGLGDAAESVERKGGVSLSPETGFWVIGRDCDVLQRDCDVLHRDCDVSGRPSPESRLAARPIPGRVGVYLSYESGTVSFYNAETKSHLHTFTGNKFTGKLYPLFRTWGVNQWLRICSGSAPGL; encoded by the exons atggcttcgaaaggagaGACCGAGAGTTTGAGCGAGGAGGTGATTTGTCCGGTCTgtctggatttcttcaccgatccggttatactggagtgtggacacaacttctgtcgctcttgtatcacacggtgttgggaaagggaggagagaaactcctgcccggaatgtagagaggagtttgctgaccgcaccctcagggtgaatcgggccttagcaaatctgacACAAAAAGTTCGGAATCTAAGCCTGAAtcggaaagggaaggaaagtaaacgtcactgcgaggaacatgaggaagaattgaagctgttttgtgaaacggacaagacactgatctgtgtgatcTGCAGAGACGcgcaggaacacagagagcaccgcttcaggccgattaaagaagctgttaaaatctaCAAG gatcagctaaaatcttccctagactctctcacaaaaaaggaatcagacttccaggaaaaggagcagcaacagaaagagaagatttccggagttcgg gaacagtcacacagccttcagtcccacgtcacatcccagtttgctgaactgcgccagattatcactgagaaagagcagagcttactcagggatctcagggaagaagagaagaggattctcaacccaatggagaaaaatcttctaGCACTTCAACAGAATATAAGGATTATTCATGAGGAAGTCACTaagttaaaggaacagatggatcagAAAGATGgtgtgatatttctcaag gaggaagctcgtcggaacagaag gattaatgacgatgtccaggaattgtcagtgacagatgagaccctaccggttgaaaaattcgatcacctctatttgttgaacacagtgctgagagaaatgcttgatgctattaatcgag tctctgtcaccctggatgtggaaacggcgagtCCGTggctcgaggtgtctgaggatcggaagagtgtgagaggGACCGGGACCCGGaggaatctccctgacaccgggaagagattcacatactgggcttgtgtgctgggatcggagggattcacatcggggagacattactgggaggtggaggtgacggggatTCGGGTCTGGGGTCTGGGAGACGCCGcagaatctgtggagaggaagggaggggtcagtctgagtccggagaccggattctgggtcatcgGGCGGGATTGTGACGTGTTACAGCGGGATTGTGACGTGTTACATCGGGATTGTGACGTGTCCGGTCGCCCCTCCCCCGAGTCCCGTCTCGCTGCccgtcccatccccgggagggtgggagtttatctcagttacgagtccgggacagtttcattttacaacgcggagaccaagtcccatctccacaccttcactgggaataaattcacggggaaactttatcctcTCTTCCGGACCTGGGGTGTgaaccagtggctgagaatctgctccggttccgctccgggtctgtaa